Part of the Pedobacter roseus genome is shown below.
GGATAAACTGGCCTAAGCCATAACTGCGAAAAGCCTGCATATCGGCATCGGTACGGTGAGGTGGTGTTAAAGTACCATATTTCACTTCAACTTTTTCGGCAGGTTGTTTTTTGGGCCCTGTCCACTGTGCATTTGCATGGCTTACCACAGCTGTTGTAGCAATTGCAAGCCATAAATACCTTAATCTATTTTTCATATTCAAATTTTGTGCGTGTTAATCTTTATAGTTCAATGGTTTCTTTCTTTTTACCGGAATTTCGGGGTGCAGCAATGTTTTTGAAGGATCATAATAATATAACCCAGCTTTATTATAAAGCAATAAATGTTGATTTAAATGATTGCTGAAAACTTTAAAATCTTTCTTTTGTTGAGGTGTCCAGGCAGCTTCGGCCAGCGCCGCAATCCGCGGAAAAAGCAGGTAATCCAAACGGGCATTATTATCTACTGTTTCTGTCCAAAGGTTGGCTTGAATACCTAAAATGAGTGACTTTTCCCTGTCATTTTCGGCATAAGCACTTGCGTCAAACGCATAAACCTTTTCAATGGGATTGTATAATTTATTCCATTTCCGGCCATATTGATGCGTGCTATCCTGAACAAAATCGAAATATAAGGGTAACCTTGGACATAAAACCGTTGGGTAGCCTTTGCTTAAAGCGGTACGGAGTTGTTCGGGTTTTTCCTGTCGCCACCAGAAGATAATGGTTTTATCTTTGGGGAGACCGACATCGGCCATTTCATCCCAAAAAATAGCCCTGGCATTGAGCTGATATAAGGAATCAGCCATTCGTTTCATAAAATAATTTTCTACCGCAGCATTGTCCTTCAGGTTTTCGCGCTCGCGGAGCTTTAAAATATCCGGATTGCTATTCCATTTTTCATTACCAAAACTCACTTCATCGCCTCCAAATGAATTAATGCAGCGGGAAAAAGCACATTGGTTTCTTTTAAAATATCAGTGAGGTAAGTGTACGTTTTCTCCAATCCGGGATTAAAGGTAAATTCGGGATGACCTGCCGAACCACCTCCGGAATATTCGGGATAGGCTTTATTGGCTGCAGTGGCATGTCCGGGCATATCGATTTCAGGGATCACCTTAATATAACGTTCGGCCGCATAAGCGACAATTTCTTTAATATCGGCCTGGGTATAAAACTGTGCCTGAAAATCAGGATTCAGATAATCGCCAATGCCCCCAATGAGTGCTAAACTGGGATATTTTTTAATTTCCAGACGCCAGGCAGGCTCATCAGTTAAGTGCCAATGAAAAGTATTGAGTTTATAAAAAGCCATCCAGTTTAAAATGGATTTTACTTTCTCTTTACCAAAGAAATGACGTGATTCATCCAACATAAAACCCGCCAACCATAAGCAGGTGCATCCGTTATTTCGGCAACCGGAAGCTGATTGTTTTTGCTCGTTAGCATGAGCTGAAGCACTGAAATTAAACCGTAAAAAATCCCTTGTGGATGATTTCCTAAAATGATAATCTGATCGGTTTTAATGCTGATCTGGTAAGCGCTCGAATCGGTTTTTTTCTTCTTTGGTTTTAGCATCAGCATGATCTTTGCCGATCCGTTTTTTTGTTGTATAGTGATCCCTTTCTGGCTCAACAGTTCATTTTGAAAGTAATAGGCAACCGTTTTTAACTGATCGCTATTGTAAGCAATAGTAACCTTGCTGTTCAGGGTGAAAAAGCCCGTGCCGGCAATAAAATTTACAGGCATAGGGATAATGGCTGCCTGTTGCTGCGCCAGTGCATCCGTGTAAATAAATAGTATAAATGATAGATATAAAAACCTCATTAATTGGTCGTTATTTTTAATACATAAACAGGAATTATATTTTTTTTCTTAAAATCATCTGGCAGGTTCAACTTCAGTTCCTGATCACTTAGCGCCCACCGAACTTTGTTTTTATTGCCCAATAATTCAATATTTTTAATGCTAATTTTATTTTTATTAATCTGTTTGAGTGTTACGTTTGCTGATTGCCAGCTTCTTAAAAAAGCATATACCACTTTATCTTTGCTGGTATAATACACGTCAGGGACGATATTTTTGGGTGTACCATCAAAAACTGCATCTTTAATGGCGCTTTTACTTTCTTCGATACTGACATTGTTATTTATTTCCCTGGTATTTTCTTTCACCACTAACCAGGGATGACTATTGTAAATGGCTTCGTGGTTTACATCCATCCATTTACCAACCGCTTTTAATCTTTCGGTAGCCCAATCGGGAAAAGTTCCATCGCCTTTGGGGCCAACATTTAATAAGAGGTTACCGCCATTAGCCACTACTTCTACCAGGTGACGGGCCAGTACTTCCGGGGATTTCCAAAGGCTATCGTGACGGTTATAACCCCAGTTTTGTCCGATGGTTAAGCAGGATTCCCATGCTTGTTTTGATGAGGGCGTTAATGATTGTTCTGAAATTGAAAAATCGCCATATCCATTTCCAATTCTATTGTTTACCAAACAGTTTGGTTGCAGTTTATTAACTAAAGCTTTAAGTTCGGCGCTTTCTTTTTTACTGATCAGTTCGGGGGTATCGAACCATAGTACGCCAATCGGGCCGTAGCTGGTTAAGAGTTCTGTAATCTGTGGTTTAACCTTTCTTTCGAAATAGCGGTTAAACACTTTTGCATCTTCATTTGGGTAATCCCAGGTATTGCTCCTGCCCGCTTTTACCGGCCAGTTGGTGGGCACATCGGGATCCTGCCAATCTCTGCCCAAAGAATAATAAAGGCAAAGGGTAATTTTATATTTTTTGCAGGCTTTGGCGAGTTCGGCTATCGGATCGCACTTAAAAGGGCTTTTTTTTACAATATTATAATCGCTGCTGGCCGAATTGTACATGGCAAAACCATCGTGATGTTTGGCCGTAAAAACAATATATTTCATACCAGTTTCCCTGGCCTGTTTTACCCATGCATCTGCATTAAATTTTATCGGGTTAAACTGACTAGCAATGGTTCCATATTCCTGTACGGGAATACGCTCATAAAGCATAAAATGCTCTCCACCTTTAACTTTATGGCCTTTCCAGTCGCCCGCAGTTTGGGCATACAGTCCCCAATGTAAAAACATGCCAAATTTTTCCTCTCTAAACTGTTCCAACGCATTATTTTGCACTGTTTGCCCAAACAATAGCTCGGCAAACAGTGCAAACAACAGGCTTAAAAAAAGCGTTTTTCTCATTTTTGAATAGGATTTGAAGCGTTTATCATCAGCCTGTTATAAATATAATCATTAAAGGGCAATCACTTTTATGGATGATGCTTTATCGTTAAAAGTAGAAACATAACTGCTCGAAGAGGTTAACTCGATGCTGCTTCCGGTAAAGTTATCTCCGTCATACATAATCACTTTCACCCCTAAACCTACATTAACTGATGAGACATCGTTATTGCTAATGCCACGGCTGATCAGATCGGCGGTGGTGTACTGGCCAACAGGTAATGATATGCCATAACCTCCATAACTGGCATTCTGGAAAAATTTAGCTGAACCGTTTGCACCGATCTGTGGTACACCATTTAAAAAAGAAAAGGTATAAGTTTGGGTAATTACGTTTCCGTTTTTAAGCAGAAGTTTGGCTTTTAACTCATAAGGCTCATTAGTTTTATAATAAAGTTCGCTTAATGGAATGTTTCCGGCAATGGTATTTCCTGTTCCAGGTGTAAACCTCCAGGTAACGGCATTATAATCTTTATTCACCCCTGTTCCTTCGTTGTTTACGTTGGGATCCATATAAACTAAAATGTCGGTAACCTCTTTGTTGCTGGTAAAACTACCCGATAAGTTGAAGGCCTGAGTCGTGCTATTGAACGTTGCATTGGCATTAATTGTAGTGGTAGCACTTTCGTAAGGTATTTCTATAGGTAATGGATTTTGAAAAACCTCGTTGCGGTTTAAAATAGCCGCATCAACCCCGGTTAAAAATGTAGGCTGACCTTTGCTAAAACTTACGTTTCCGGATCCCATTAAAGAAGTACCTAAAGTAGGCTCTTCTGAGGCATATTTAGCATGATCGTGCGGAAGATTTAAGCCGTGGCCAAGTTCGTGCAACATTCCACCCAAATAGTTAGAGTTAGGATTCGGAATTTTATCAACCGCCATATTTACATTATCCAGTGCGAAGCAATTTTTACCCAATCCGTAAAATGGTTGCCCGCCTCCATCGGTTCGCTGTGGCAATAAAATGAGCATGTGGGAAGAATTGGAAAATTCTGACGCATGCGTAGCTTTGTAGGCATTTATTTCATTCAGGATTTTGCTTCCTGATATGCTCGAATCATAAGGATAATCTGCCTGTGGTCCTGCGGCAGGAATCTCTATGAATTTAATGAGGTTGGTAGAATCAACCCTGGCTAATCCCAAATATTTGTCGTAACCGTACCTTAACATTTCGGTATGAAACCAGTTTTGAAAATGCGTAAACAATGTCGTCAACCTGGTTTTGTAATCAGGAAGCGCCGGATTATCGGTAGGCACAAACATGACAATGTTAAGATTTTTGGTATTGGTTACAAAGCCAGGCGTGGTAGAGCTTAGCGTCGATTTGGTTAATTTTGCCTGGTTGGTTTCTGGTTCTGAAACCTGGGCTTTTTTACAGCTACTCATTAAAATGCCGCTCGAAATTGTCAAAAGCAAGGCAAAGCAAAGTTGTTTTTTGTTTTTCATTGTTAATGGTTTTTATGGTTGATTTGTTTATTGGTTCATTAGTCAATGGTTCATTCGTTCACTTGTCATTAGTTTATTGGTTAATAGTTCATTCGTTCACTTGCAATTGGTTTATTAGTCATGCATTTCCGTCATTTCGAGGAATAACTTGTTGCATAAAAATCAATATTAGTGACAGAGAAGTTCCGGGGCGATGTGTAAGTCTCCAAGAGTCGTCATTGCGAGAAGGCTTTTTCAGCCGACGAAGCAATCTTTTTTATAAGAATCGCTGGCACGAAAGATTGCTTCGTCGTTCCTCCTCGCAATGACGACTCTTCCGACTAAAACATTACTTTCAATGCACGCCCCATATTTCCTCCGCTTTTTTGTAATCCTTCAGGTACCGAAATCCGCAGCCCTTTTCGATCCTGTTTCCATTCCAGTTTTTCGTTGGTTTCTTCTAATAATACCTCTTTCACCAAAAGCTGATCGTCAGAAAGTGAAATAATGATGAGTTCGCCAAATTCGGTTTCGTTCAAAAAAATCTGTAATTCATCCTGTTTACCAGAATAGAATATAATGGGCTCGAGTGTTCTGATTTTGGTTGTTGAAGTCATTTTGTGTGGGTTAATCGGTTAACTGATTGGCAATTGTTTATTGGTCAACGGTTCATTGGTCATTAGTTCATTAGTCATCCAGATTCATTATTTCATATTGGGTTCGTCATTGCGAAAAGGTTTTTCAGCCGGCGAAGCAATCTTCAAGCAAAATCTGCAAGTATAAAAGATTGTTTCATCGTTCCTCCTCGCAATGACGACCTGATGAATGCCAAACTCACTTACCAACCCGGGTTTTGTACCAATAATCCTTTTGATTTCAATACCTCACTCAATGGGATTGGCACAAAATACATGGCAGGTGCTATGAAATTCATCGACAATACATTTTCGTAGGTATAAGCAAAAGGATATGGACTACCTGTTGCATTTTGCCTCGCTTTGGCCAGTAACAAGTTGCCTTTTTCCGTAATTTCAGCTGTTTTCCATCTGCGTGTATCGTAGTACCAATGGCCTTCGCCATAGAACTCAACCCGATATTCGTTTCTGATCAAAGTTCTTAGCTGATCTTGTGTTACTCCTGCAGGAATGCCGTAGCGGTTATCGGAGCCAGCGGTAATACCAGCCCTGTTCCTGATTTTATTTACCTCTATTACCGATTCTTCTACTCTTCCCAGTTCATTCAAAGCTTCAGCATAGCCCAATACCATTTCGGCTAAACGCATCATGGGTAGGGCTCGTGCAACAGTTAAGCTGGCAAAGGGCAAGCGATCATTACACATTTTACGGGTATAATAACCGGTTTTGGTATGGTAAGGCTGGATACCATCGCCTACGGGATTGTTATTGGCATCAGTATAAATATTGATTGTGGTTAAGGCCGTTGTAGACCGACTCGTCATGGTAGCCTGATTATAAATAATAGAATTATAGAACCTTGGATCGCGGTTTTTATAAGGATCTAAAATATTAAATCCTGATGAAGCATCACTGATCAACTTTCCATTTGCCATTCCAAATGCATCCACCACATTCTGACTTGGATTCATAACGGTGGTAGTTCCTGCTCCCCTGGCCGTAATTGACCATGGAAAAAAGGGACGTTCTAATCCTCCGTTGGTGTCGGATGCATTAGCCGCCGCAAGGGCCAGGTTGTAAACGAAAATAAACTCACTGGTTTTTCTACCGCTAGTAAATAGTTTAAAAAAGCCATCACCTGCTTTGGTTGCATTATCTACAATCAGTGTATATTCTGGCAAATCCATCACGGCTTTACAAGCATCAGCTGCCTTTTGCCAAAGCGTGGCATCATAATTAGCAGTATAACATATAAAGGGACGCACTGTTGCATCAGTACTTGCCGGACTGCCATTAAACAATGTACTTGCTGCTGTTACGAACAACCTTGCTTTGTAGGCCTTACAAGCTCCTGAAGTAGCTCTACCATAATTTATGGCTTCCAATGTAGCTGCACTTGGCAAATCAATCGCCGCCTTATCGTATTCTGCAGCGATGTAGTCTACACATTCCTTATAAGTATTACGTTTATATTCATAAGTTGGAAAATCATCGCTCACATCATCACCCACCAATTGTATGCCGCCATAATACCTTACAAGCATCTGGTAATAAAATGCCCTTAAAAACCTGGCTTCCGCAATCAAAACTTTTTTTCTCGTTGCCGAAATAGGCGAATTAGGCACATTGGCCATAAATTTATTTGCTGCCCTGATTTTTTTGTACATCAAAGTCCACATGGCCAGCAAAGGATGACTTGAACTGGTTGATGTACCCTTTAAAAAAGCATCCTGCCCTGAAAAACCACTGGCTGCGTTAGATGTTAGGGTTTCGAAGGCATCATTCCAGTCACTTGTACCCGGGCCACCGCCAGAGAAACCGCCGATGGTATTCCGGTAAGGATGAATATCCAAACCGGTGTTCCAGTAAATGTTGTTAAGAAAATT
Proteins encoded:
- a CDS encoding glycoside hydrolase family 20 zincin-like fold domain-containing protein, translating into MRFLYLSFILFIYTDALAQQQAAIIPMPVNFIAGTGFFTLNSKVTIAYNSDQLKTVAYYFQNELLSQKGITIQQKNGSAKIMLMLKPKKKKTDSSAYQISIKTDQIIILGNHPQGIFYGLISVLQLMLTSKNNQLPVAEITDAPAYGWRVLCWMNHVISLVKRK
- a CDS encoding alpha-L-fucosidase, with the translated sequence MRKTLFLSLLFALFAELLFGQTVQNNALEQFREEKFGMFLHWGLYAQTAGDWKGHKVKGGEHFMLYERIPVQEYGTIASQFNPIKFNADAWVKQARETGMKYIVFTAKHHDGFAMYNSASSDYNIVKKSPFKCDPIAELAKACKKYKITLCLYYSLGRDWQDPDVPTNWPVKAGRSNTWDYPNEDAKVFNRYFERKVKPQITELLTSYGPIGVLWFDTPELISKKESAELKALVNKLQPNCLVNNRIGNGYGDFSISEQSLTPSSKQAWESCLTIGQNWGYNRHDSLWKSPEVLARHLVEVVANGGNLLLNVGPKGDGTFPDWATERLKAVGKWMDVNHEAIYNSHPWLVVKENTREINNNVSIEESKSAIKDAVFDGTPKNIVPDVYYTSKDKVVYAFLRSWQSANVTLKQINKNKISIKNIELLGNKNKVRWALSDQELKLNLPDDFKKKNIIPVYVLKITTN
- a CDS encoding zinc metalloprotease, encoding MKNKKQLCFALLLTISSGILMSSCKKAQVSEPETNQAKLTKSTLSSTTPGFVTNTKNLNIVMFVPTDNPALPDYKTRLTTLFTHFQNWFHTEMLRYGYDKYLGLARVDSTNLIKFIEIPAAGPQADYPYDSSISGSKILNEINAYKATHASEFSNSSHMLILLPQRTDGGGQPFYGLGKNCFALDNVNMAVDKIPNPNSNYLGGMLHELGHGLNLPHDHAKYASEEPTLGTSLMGSGNVSFSKGQPTFLTGVDAAILNRNEVFQNPLPIEIPYESATTTINANATFNSTTQAFNLSGSFTSNKEVTDILVYMDPNVNNEGTGVNKDYNAVTWRFTPGTGNTIAGNIPLSELYYKTNEPYELKAKLLLKNGNVITQTYTFSFLNGVPQIGANGSAKFFQNASYGGYGISLPVGQYTTADLISRGISNNDVSSVNVGLGVKVIMYDGDNFTGSSIELTSSSSYVSTFNDKASSIKVIAL
- a CDS encoding RagB/SusD family nutrient uptake outer membrane protein; this encodes MKTKIFTIAIALLVGMLLFSCKKGGFLDSQVEVLSEENVFADSTMTFNFLNNIYWNTGLDIHPYRNTIGGFSGGGPGTSDWNDAFETLTSNAASGFSGQDAFLKGTSTSSSHPLLAMWTLMYKKIRAANKFMANVPNSPISATRKKVLIAEARFLRAFYYQMLVRYYGGIQLVGDDVSDDFPTYEYKRNTYKECVDYIAAEYDKAAIDLPSAATLEAINYGRATSGACKAYKARLFVTAASTLFNGSPASTDATVRPFICYTANYDATLWQKAADACKAVMDLPEYTLIVDNATKAGDGFFKLFTSGRKTSEFIFVYNLALAAANASDTNGGLERPFFPWSITARGAGTTTVMNPSQNVVDAFGMANGKLISDASSGFNILDPYKNRDPRFYNSIIYNQATMTSRSTTALTTINIYTDANNNPVGDGIQPYHTKTGYYTRKMCNDRLPFASLTVARALPMMRLAEMVLGYAEALNELGRVEESVIEVNKIRNRAGITAGSDNRYGIPAGVTQDQLRTLIRNEYRVEFYGEGHWYYDTRRWKTAEITEKGNLLLAKARQNATGSPYPFAYTYENVLSMNFIAPAMYFVPIPLSEVLKSKGLLVQNPGW